Genomic DNA from Cloacibacillus sp.:
TGAAATTTATTTTTCATCTCTTCCGCGCGCAGCCCAAGCTCCTGCATCTGGTGCGTAAGCGCCATAAGTGCTAGAAACAGCCGTTCGTCCTGGCTTAAGTTCTGCGGGAACATCTCGACCAGAGCGCGGGCGCTTTCAACGTCGCGTTTTAAGCTCTCAGCCTTCAGCTTCGTGGTCAGGGTATATTTCTGGCGTCCAACCCAAAAGGAGTATCTGCCCTCTCCCAGGGACTGTATTTCGGACGTTTCGTCCATCTGTGTCATAGACTAATTATTACTGCCGCTCTTCCGCGGCGGGGGCGGTTTCTTTCTGCTGAGCCGTTATTTTGCACATGCGGCCAAGCAGGCCCTCGAGGCAGTTGCCTATTTCTTCTTTTTCGGCCTTTGATTCGGCCGCGAGCTTTTCGGAGTCCTCCTGAAGCTGGAGGATCTCAAGATCCCTGTCCTCTATGATGCCTTTAAGTTCGCCGACTTCGCGGCGCAGCGTTTCGTTTTCCGCGTCTTTTTTGCTGAGCATAGCCTCAAGGCTGTCCAGCGCTTCGGCAAATTTTTCAAACTGCTCCATCATATCAATGCACCTCCGGAATATTATCCTGCAAATAGCAAAAAAGGGAGAGAGTCTTACTCCCTCCCATAGTCTATCAGATTTTTAGGCTCCGCGGACATCTCCGCCGAATTTCTTGCCTATTTTTTTAACGGTCTGTTTCGACGCGGTCTCAATTTGCTCCGATGTGAGCGTGCCCTTGTCCGAGCCTATCCAGACGCGGAAGGAGACGGATTTTTTGCCAGCTCCTATCTGAGCGCCGCGATATTCGTCAATGAACATTACTTTTTTGACGAGGTCGACCTTTTTTACTATAGCTTCGATGTCGGCCCAGGCCACGCCGTCGTCAAAGACGATGGAGAGGTCGAAATCAGAGAGCGGATACTCTGGCAGATGCGTAAATTCGTTCTGGCGCGAGGGCAGAGGCGCGAGCTTTTCGACGTCTATCTCAAAGAGCACGGCGAGGCTTCTTTTGATGCCGGCCGCCTTTGCGCTCTTTGGCGAAACTAGAGCTATACTGCCTATCGTCTGTCCGCAGCAGGCGACGTTGACCCACAGCTTTTCATCGGCCCAGTCGGGCTTTGTCTCCTGCGCAAATGAGAGCGGCTCCATGCGCGCGCCCCTGTGCATATATTCCAGCACGCCTTTTGCTTCGCGGAATAACTGACGCGCGTCCCCTCCCACGAAGGCAGCGCCAAGGTGACGCGCCATCTCGGGCAGCATTTCATCGGTTCCGCTGGGGCTGGTGTAGTTTCTGTCAAAGAAGACCTGCGTCAGCTCAAATATTTTAAATTCAGAATAATAGCGCAGGTTCGTCGTTATCGCTTTGAGCAGTCCCGGCACGAGCGACGAACGCAGATGGCTTTCGTCCGGCGCGGGAGGCGTTGAAAGCTGAAGCATTTGAGCCTCGGGAATGGCGGCCGCCTTCACGTATTCGTCCTCTATCCACGGGTAGGTGAAGACCTCCTGCATGTTGCAGCGGAAGGCGAGGTATTCGCGCACCGCTCTGTCGAGTTCCGGCTTTTTCTGGTTGACCGCCTTCTCCAGCACTACGGTGGGCGGCGCGTATTCAAAGTTCTCGTAGCCCATAAGACGCGCGACCTCTTCCAGAATGTCGTCGGGCAGCGAGATGTCGCCTGTGGAGCGCCATGTGGGCGCCTCTATGTGCAGAGTCTCGCCGCGCGCCTCAGTTTTGAAGCCAAGCAGCGAAAGTATCGAGATTATTTCATCCGCGCCTAGTTCCTTGCCAAGGCGTCTTCTCAGGAAGCCGAGTTCCACGTCGACTACGGCACGCGCTAGCGGCTTTGGATAATTATCGGTGTAAGCTGTTACACGCGCCTCCGGGAAATACTTTTTGAAGGCGTCAATCGCAATAGCAGCTGCCTCGTCCGCTCTCTGCGGGTCGATGCCTTTTTCGTAGCGCGAGGAGGCCTCGGTGCGCACGTCAAAACGCTGGGAGGTGCGGCGGATGGAGAGCGCGTCGAAATTCGCAACTTCGAGGATGAGCTTCGTAGTATCGTCAAGGATTGAGTCAAGTTTTCCGCCCATGACGCCCGCAAGCGCGACCGGCGCTTTGTCGTCCGCGATGACTAGGTCTTCCGTCGTGAGGTCCAGCGTTTCGCCGTCAAGAAGCTGTAACTTTTCGCCGGAAGCCGCGCGGCGCACCGTTATGCCGCCGCTTATGTGGCTGCTGTCAAAGCCGTGCGTCGGCTGACCGCTGGCGAGCATGACGTAATTCGTGATGTCGACCGGAAGGTTTATCGGGCGAATGCCGACGCGCCAGAGCAGGCTCTTTAATTCAAACGGCGACTCAACGTTTTTCACGCCGTCGATGACAAGGCCTATGTAGCGCGCGCATCGGTCAGGCGCTTGAATATCCACCTTCAAGGACTCGGGAGCTGCCGCAAAAGTTGCCGCCTCTATCGGCTTCAGCGGACATTTATAAATGGCGGCAAGCTCGCGCGCCATGCCGTAGTGTCCCCAGAGGTCGGGGCGGTTGGTCATTGATTTGTTGTCTATCTCAAGGATGATGTCGTCGAGGCCGAGCGCCTCCGCTACCGCCGCGCCGGGTTTTGCGTGAAACTCAGTTATGTCCATGATGACCGCGTGCTCCGCAGGGAACAGTTCTCCAAGCCCCACTTCGCCGGAGGAGCATATCATGCCGAAGCTCATCACTCCGCGCAGCTTGGCGGGCTTTATCTCGACAGGTTCGCCCTCGCCGTGCCATTTCACCCACGCGCCGGGCTTTGCCACCACAACGTCCTCTCCGGCGTATAGGTTCACTCCGCCGCAGACAATGACGGAGGGCGCAATGTCTCCCGTGTCCACCGTGCAGATGCGCAGTTTGTCCGCGTCGGGGTGCGGCTCAACCGTCAGTATGCGTCCGACTACGAGGCCCGCCAGGTTGTCAGCGAGGCTTACCGCGTCTTCCACTTCAACGGTAGACATCGTAAGGTCGTAGGAAAGCTTGGCCATTGTGAGATCTGCCGGAAGCTCCGCGTATTTTTTTATCCAGTTGTATGAAAGTTTCATATTATCACCAAGCCCTACTTAAACTGTTTGAGGAAGCGCAGGTCGGCGCTGTGGAAGAGGCGCACGTCGTCGACGCCGTATCTCATCATGACGAGACGGTCGAGGCCGATGTTGATGTAAAAGCCGGACCACACCGCCGGGTCGAGCCCCGCCGCGCGAAGCACGTTAGGATGCGGCGTGCCGCCAGGCATTACCTCTATCCAGCCCACATGCTTGCAGACTTTGCAGCCGGCTCCGCCGCAGACCTGACACTTCATGTCTATCTCAAAGCCGGGCTCGACGAACGGGAAGAAGCCTACGCGCATACGCACGTCAACCTCGTGCCCGAAGACCTTTTCGAGGATGGTCTTTATGAGCACCATGCCGGAAGAGAAAGAGAAATCTTTATCCACGATGAGCGCCTCGTACTGGAAAAAGGCACGTTCGTGACGCGCGTCGGTAGTCTCGTTGCGGTAGACGCGCCCCGGATAGACAAAGCGCGCCGGCGCGCCGTGCTCCCTGAGGTAGCGGACACTCGCGCCGGTCAAATGCGGCCTCATGCAGAGGCGTTCCGCTCCGCGGACTTCGTCGTGGCC
This window encodes:
- the pheT gene encoding phenylalanine--tRNA ligase subunit beta, which gives rise to MKLSYNWIKKYAELPADLTMAKLSYDLTMSTVEVEDAVSLADNLAGLVVGRILTVEPHPDADKLRICTVDTGDIAPSVIVCGGVNLYAGEDVVVAKPGAWVKWHGEGEPVEIKPAKLRGVMSFGMICSSGEVGLGELFPAEHAVIMDITEFHAKPGAAVAEALGLDDIILEIDNKSMTNRPDLWGHYGMARELAAIYKCPLKPIEAATFAAAPESLKVDIQAPDRCARYIGLVIDGVKNVESPFELKSLLWRVGIRPINLPVDITNYVMLASGQPTHGFDSSHISGGITVRRAASGEKLQLLDGETLDLTTEDLVIADDKAPVALAGVMGGKLDSILDDTTKLILEVANFDALSIRRTSQRFDVRTEASSRYEKGIDPQRADEAAAIAIDAFKKYFPEARVTAYTDNYPKPLARAVVDVELGFLRRRLGKELGADEIISILSLLGFKTEARGETLHIEAPTWRSTGDISLPDDILEEVARLMGYENFEYAPPTVVLEKAVNQKKPELDRAVREYLAFRCNMQEVFTYPWIEDEYVKAAAIPEAQMLQLSTPPAPDESHLRSSLVPGLLKAITTNLRYYSEFKIFELTQVFFDRNYTSPSGTDEMLPEMARHLGAAFVGGDARQLFREAKGVLEYMHRGARMEPLSFAQETKPDWADEKLWVNVACCGQTIGSIALVSPKSAKAAGIKRSLAVLFEIDVEKLAPLPSRQNEFTHLPEYPLSDFDLSIVFDDGVAWADIEAIVKKVDLVKKVMFIDEYRGAQIGAGKKSVSFRVWIGSDKGTLTSEQIETASKQTVKKIGKKFGGDVRGA
- a CDS encoding phenylalanine--tRNA ligase subunit alpha, encoding MEENGTTQSPRSEGNGLIERLEMIKEAGLEKIAQSTLPDQLQLVRANLLGRKGELTDILKSVGQAAPELRKVLGQAANEVKQILSDAVDNRGAELLDTLSAFEGAADITAPGIEPASGGLHPVTQMCYDLNDAFRSLGFEVFSEDEITSEKFAFDNLNFAPEHPARESMDTYWLKGHDEVRGAERLCMRPHLTGASVRYLREHGAPARFVYPGRVYRNETTDARHERAFFQYEALIVDKDFSFSSGMVLIKTILEKVFGHEVDVRMRVGFFPFVEPGFEIDMKCQVCGGAGCKVCKHVGWIEVMPGGTPHPNVLRAAGLDPAVWSGFYINIGLDRLVMMRYGVDDVRLFHSADLRFLKQFK